In Perognathus longimembris pacificus isolate PPM17 chromosome 23, ASM2315922v1, whole genome shotgun sequence, a single genomic region encodes these proteins:
- the Nme3 gene encoding nucleoside diphosphate kinase 3 isoform X1 — protein MICLVLTIFANLFPAAPGAAQERTFLAVKPDGVQRRLVGEVVRRFERKGFKLVALKLVQASEELLREHYAELRGRPFFGRLIEYMRSGPVVAMVSLGGRGAGALGLPALTRAPAGVAGAGCRARLEDAHWGHRPGGRLPWHHPRGLLRGGRQECDPRQRLAGECPPGDCVVVPRRRAAVLGGQLRALAARVALPTLPRPAPACRWAGFWGPVHPPYRGAASERAGRIWAWSKAHRAPLVHSPFLINCRKPVYCKLISGRGGTVFRRLLHTGQICGFTCRAKA, from the exons atgATCTGCCTGGTGCTGACCATCTTCGCCAACCTCTTCCCCGCCG CCCCGGGTGCCGCGCAGGAGCGCACGTTCCTGGCCGTGAAGCCCGACGGCGTGCAGCGGCGGCTGGTGGGCGAGGTCGTGCGCCGCTTCGAGAGGAAGGGTTTCAAGCTGGTGGCCCTGAAGCTGGTGCAG GCCTCGGAGGAGCTGCTGCGGGAGCACTACGCGGAGCTGCGCGGGCGCCCTTTCTTCGGCCGCCTGATCGAGTACATGCGCTCTGGCCCCGTGGTGGCCATGGTGAGTCTGGGCGGGCGAGGGGCGGGAGCCCTGGGCCTCCCCGCGCTGACCCGCGCGCCTGCAGGTGTGGCAGGGGCTGGATGTCGTGCGCGCCTCGAGGATGCTCATTGGGGCCACCGACCCGGCGGACGCCTCCCCTGGCACCATCCGCGGGGACTTCTGCGTGGAGGTCGGCAA GAATGTGATCCACGGCAGCGACTCGCTGGAGAGTGCCCGCCAGGAGATTGCGTTGTGGTTCCGCGCAGACGAGCTGCTGTGCTGGGAGGACAGCTTCGGGCACTGGCTGCACGAGTAGCGCTGCcgaccctgccccgccctgcgccTGCCTGCAGGTGGGCCGGCTTCTGGGGCCCTGTGCACCCGCCCTACAGAGGGGCAGCCTCCGAGCGCGCAGGCCGCATATGGGCTTGGAGCAAAGCTCACAGGGCACCCCTGGTACACAGCCCCTTCCTAATAAACTGCAGAAAACCTGTGTACTGTAAGCTGATCTCAGGACGCGGAGGTACGGTGTTCAGACGTTTATTACATACAGGGCAGATATGTGGGTTCACTTGCAGGGCCAAAGCCTGA
- the Nme3 gene encoding nucleoside diphosphate kinase 3 isoform X2 — protein sequence MICLVLTIFANLFPAAPGAAQERTFLAVKPDGVQRRLVGEVVRRFERKGFKLVALKLVQASEELLREHYAELRGRPFFGRLIEYMRSGPVVAMVWQGLDVVRASRMLIGATDPADASPGTIRGDFCVEVGKNVIHGSDSLESARQEIALWFRADELLCWEDSFGHWLHE from the exons atgATCTGCCTGGTGCTGACCATCTTCGCCAACCTCTTCCCCGCCG CCCCGGGTGCCGCGCAGGAGCGCACGTTCCTGGCCGTGAAGCCCGACGGCGTGCAGCGGCGGCTGGTGGGCGAGGTCGTGCGCCGCTTCGAGAGGAAGGGTTTCAAGCTGGTGGCCCTGAAGCTGGTGCAG GCCTCGGAGGAGCTGCTGCGGGAGCACTACGCGGAGCTGCGCGGGCGCCCTTTCTTCGGCCGCCTGATCGAGTACATGCGCTCTGGCCCCGTGGTGGCCATG GTGTGGCAGGGGCTGGATGTCGTGCGCGCCTCGAGGATGCTCATTGGGGCCACCGACCCGGCGGACGCCTCCCCTGGCACCATCCGCGGGGACTTCTGCGTGGAGGTCGGCAA GAATGTGATCCACGGCAGCGACTCGCTGGAGAGTGCCCGCCAGGAGATTGCGTTGTGGTTCCGCGCAGACGAGCTGCTGTGCTGGGAGGACAGCTTCGGGCACTGGCTGCACGAGTAG